A portion of the Aquicoccus sp. G2-2 genome contains these proteins:
- a CDS encoding ATP-dependent Clp protease proteolytic subunit — MKDPLETYMNTLVPMVVEQTSRGERAYDIFSRLLKERIIFLSGPVHDGMSSLIVAQLLHLEAENPSKEISMYINSPGGVVTSGLSIYDTMQYIKPKVSTLVIGQAASMGSLLLTAGEPGMRFSLPNSRIMVHQPSGGYQGQATDIMIHAEETLKLKKRLNEIYVKHTGRKLKDVEAALERDNFMDPEEAKSWGLIDEIVESRAKGDEEKA; from the coding sequence ATGAAAGACCCGTTGGAGACCTACATGAACACGCTCGTGCCCATGGTGGTGGAGCAGACCAGCCGCGGTGAGCGGGCCTATGATATTTTCTCACGGCTTTTGAAGGAACGGATCATTTTCCTTTCCGGCCCGGTGCATGATGGCATGAGTTCGCTGATCGTGGCGCAGCTTTTGCACCTTGAGGCGGAGAATCCGAGCAAGGAAATCTCGATGTATATCAACTCGCCCGGCGGCGTGGTGACAAGCGGGTTGTCGATTTACGACACCATGCAATACATCAAGCCGAAAGTGTCGACCTTGGTAATCGGGCAGGCGGCGAGCATGGGTTCGCTTCTGCTGACCGCCGGGGAGCCGGGGATGCGATTCTCTTTGCCCAACAGCCGGATCATGGTTCACCAGCCGTCGGGCGGGTATCAGGGGCAGGCAACGGATATCATGATTCACGCCGAAGAGACGCTGAAACTGAAAAAACGACTGAACGAAATTTACGTCAAACACACCGGACGCAAGCTCAAGGACGTGGAAGCGGCGCTTGAGCGCGACAATTTCATGGACCCGGAAGAGGCGAAAAGCTGGGGACTCATTGACGAGATCGTGGAAAGCCGCGCCAAGGGCGACGAAGAAAAGGCGTAA
- the soxC gene encoding sulfite dehydrogenase: MTEKTIKTPSRRALLKGAVGAGVAGMAASVARAAGTPDPMITEVQDWARYTGDGVDVTPYGLPIEFESDVIRRNVPWLTADTISSVNFTPIYALDGTITPTGCAFERHHSGAIELAKEDYRLMINGMVDQPMVFTYADLERFPRENRTYFLECAANSGMEWAGAQLNGAQFTHGMVHNMEYSGIPVRRLLEEAGLNAAGDLKNKWLYVEGADASSNGRSIPMEKVLDDCMIAIKANGEALRMEQGYPVRLVVPGWEGNMWIKWIRRMEVTDEPVESREETSKYTDTLANGTSRKWTWVMDAKSVVTSPSPQAPITHGHGPLVITGIAWSGRGAIAKVDVSKDGGKTWETARLGQEGQDKALTRFYLDTDWNGEELLLQSRAMDETGYVQPTKNMLRKIRGENSIYHNNGIQTWWIKANGEAENVEVS, translated from the coding sequence ATGACAGAAAAGACGATCAAGACGCCGTCGCGGCGCGCGCTTTTGAAGGGCGCGGTGGGTGCGGGCGTGGCGGGTATGGCCGCCAGCGTGGCACGGGCGGCGGGCACGCCGGACCCGATGATTACCGAGGTGCAGGACTGGGCGCGCTATACCGGCGACGGGGTGGATGTGACGCCTTACGGGCTGCCGATCGAGTTTGAATCGGACGTGATCCGGCGCAACGTGCCGTGGTTGACGGCGGACACCATCAGTTCGGTCAACTTCACGCCGATTTATGCGCTGGACGGGACGATCACGCCGACCGGCTGCGCGTTCGAGCGGCACCATTCGGGGGCTATCGAGCTTGCCAAGGAAGATTACCGGCTGATGATCAACGGTATGGTCGATCAACCGATGGTGTTTACTTACGCCGATCTTGAACGGTTCCCGCGTGAGAACCGGACTTATTTTCTGGAATGCGCGGCCAATTCCGGGATGGAATGGGCCGGAGCGCAGCTTAACGGTGCGCAGTTCACGCATGGCATGGTTCACAACATGGAATATTCCGGCATTCCCGTGCGTCGGCTTCTGGAAGAGGCCGGATTGAACGCGGCCGGAGACCTCAAGAACAAGTGGCTTTATGTCGAAGGGGCGGATGCGTCTTCGAACGGGCGCTCGATCCCGATGGAGAAGGTGCTGGACGATTGCATGATCGCGATCAAGGCCAATGGCGAGGCGCTGCGCATGGAGCAAGGCTATCCGGTGCGCTTGGTGGTGCCGGGCTGGGAAGGCAACATGTGGATCAAGTGGATCCGCCGCATGGAAGTGACCGATGAGCCGGTGGAGAGCCGTGAGGAGACCAGCAAATACACCGACACGCTGGCCAACGGCACATCGCGCAAGTGGACATGGGTTATGGATGCCAAATCGGTTGTCACCAGTCCCAGCCCGCAAGCGCCGATCACCCATGGCCATGGGCCGCTGGTGATTACCGGCATTGCATGGTCGGGGCGGGGTGCGATTGCCAAGGTTGATGTCTCGAAAGATGGCGGCAAGACGTGGGAAACCGCGCGGCTTGGCCAAGAGGGGCAGGACAAGGCGCTGACACGGTTCTACCTCGATACCGACTGGAACGGCGAAGAGCTGTTGCTGCAATCACGGGCGATGGACGAGACTGGCTATGTCCAGCCGACCAAGAACATGCTGCGCAAGATACGTGGCGAAAACTCGATCTATCACAATAACGGGATTCAGACCTGGTGGATCAAGGCGAACGGGGAGGCGGAAAATGTCGAAGTATCGTAA
- the soxB gene encoding thiosulfohydrolase SoxB: MISRRDFLQASMAASAITGASGFGNWGRLAAQQALTQDQLLQFEPLGNVTLMHLTDIHGQLKPIYFREPEINLGVGANKGKVPHITGADFRRRYGIEDGSRPAYALTYDDFAALAKGYGRMGGLDRIATVVNAIRAERPEALLLDGGDTWHGSYTCYQTEGQDMVNVMNGLKPDAMTFHWEFTLGGDRVREIVEGLPFVALGQNIFDAEWDEPAELFKPYKFFERGGVKIAVVGQAFPYMPIANPGWMFPEYSFGIREEHMQMMVDEVRGQGAELVVCLSHNGFDVDKKMAGRVKGIDVILSGHTHDALPEPVQVGETFIIASGSNGKFVSRVDLDVRDGKMMGLRHKLIPIFSDVIAPDAEMTKLINVQRAPYEEQLNEVIGTTNDLLYRRGNFNGSWDDLICDAIISERDADIALSPGVRWGPSLLPGQPISREDIWNVCSMTYGKVYRTEMTGEYLHTVMEDVADNLFNPDPYYQQGGDMVRVGGMGYRIDITKPQGQRITEMTHLKTGAPIDPGKSYVVAGWASVNEGTEGPQIWDVIESHIGKQGAVTLDPNNSVKVVEG; encoded by the coding sequence ATGATCTCTCGGCGGGATTTTCTTCAGGCTTCGATGGCGGCTTCGGCGATCACCGGGGCAAGCGGTTTCGGCAATTGGGGACGGCTGGCGGCGCAACAGGCGCTCACGCAGGATCAGCTTTTGCAGTTCGAGCCGCTGGGCAATGTGACGCTGATGCACCTGACGGATATTCATGGTCAGCTGAAGCCGATCTATTTCCGCGAGCCTGAAATCAACCTTGGCGTGGGGGCAAACAAGGGCAAGGTGCCGCATATCACCGGCGCCGATTTCCGGCGGCGCTATGGCATCGAAGACGGCTCACGCCCGGCCTATGCGCTGACTTATGACGATTTTGCCGCGCTGGCCAAGGGGTATGGCCGGATGGGCGGGCTTGACCGGATTGCCACCGTGGTCAACGCGATCCGTGCCGAACGCCCGGAGGCGTTGCTGCTCGATGGTGGCGATACCTGGCACGGTTCTTACACCTGTTATCAGACCGAAGGGCAGGACATGGTCAACGTGATGAACGGGTTGAAGCCCGACGCGATGACCTTCCATTGGGAATTCACCCTTGGCGGGGACCGGGTGCGCGAGATTGTCGAAGGGTTGCCGTTTGTCGCCTTGGGGCAGAATATTTTCGATGCAGAGTGGGATGAACCGGCGGAGTTGTTCAAGCCTTACAAGTTTTTCGAGCGTGGCGGTGTGAAGATTGCCGTGGTCGGGCAGGCGTTTCCCTATATGCCGATTGCCAATCCCGGCTGGATGTTTCCCGAATACAGTTTTGGTATTCGTGAAGAGCACATGCAAATGATGGTTGATGAGGTGCGCGGACAAGGCGCGGAGCTTGTTGTGTGTCTGAGCCATAACGGCTTTGACGTAGACAAGAAAATGGCGGGCCGGGTGAAGGGGATTGACGTGATCCTGTCGGGTCACACGCACGACGCGCTGCCCGAGCCGGTGCAGGTGGGGGAGACGTTCATCATCGCCAGCGGGTCGAACGGGAAATTCGTGAGCCGGGTCGATCTTGATGTGCGGGACGGCAAGATGATGGGGCTGCGCCACAAGCTGATCCCGATTTTTTCGGACGTGATAGCGCCGGACGCGGAGATGACGAAGCTGATCAATGTGCAGCGTGCGCCTTATGAAGAGCAGCTTAACGAGGTGATCGGCACCACCAATGACCTGCTGTATCGGCGCGGCAATTTCAACGGCTCGTGGGACGATCTGATTTGCGATGCGATCATTTCCGAGCGCGACGCCGATATTGCGCTGAGCCCCGGCGTGCGGTGGGGGCCAAGCTTGCTGCCCGGTCAGCCGATCAGCCGCGAGGATATATGGAATGTCTGTTCGATGACCTATGGCAAGGTCTATCGCACCGAAATGACAGGCGAATACCTGCATACGGTGATGGAGGACGTGGCCGACAACCTGTTTAACCCCGACCCCTATTACCAGCAGGGCGGTGACATGGTGCGGGTGGGTGGCATGGGCTATCGCATCGACATCACCAAGCCGCAGGGGCAGCGGATTACCGAGATGACGCATCTCAAGACCGGCGCGCCGATTGATCCGGGCAAAAGCTATGTCGTGGCGGGTTGGGCCAGTGTCAACGAAGGCACCGAAGGGCCGCAAATCTGGGACGTGATCGAGAGCCATATCGGCAAGCAGGGCGCTGTGACGCTCGACCCTAACAACAGTGTGAAGGTTGTAGAGGGCTGA
- the soxA gene encoding sulfur oxidation c-type cytochrome SoxA — MKFTTLTAAAVALAMPSLALADVADDQLVINGDIKITTEAKAPAHLDGHLDEIYSGWRFRKAGTRQMEEDDFDNPGMLGVEQGRDLWNTADGSEGKSCADCHGAPEDMAGVSAVYPKWNEAAGEVHTLQMQVNDCRVNRMGAEAWKTDKGGALPMQALLTSVSRGMPVNVAIDGPAKATWEKGKEIYYTRYGQLQLSCANCHEQNYGNMIRADHLSQGQINGFPTYRLKNTKLNGSHSRFKGCIRDTRAQTFKPGSPEFVALELYVASRGNGLSVEGPSVRN; from the coding sequence ATGAAATTCACGACGCTGACAGCTGCCGCAGTTGCGCTGGCCATGCCGTCGCTGGCTCTGGCCGATGTGGCCGATGATCAACTGGTCATCAACGGCGATATCAAGATCACCACCGAGGCCAAGGCACCCGCCCATCTGGACGGGCATCTTGACGAGATTTATTCCGGCTGGCGCTTCCGCAAGGCGGGCACGCGCCAGATGGAAGAGGATGATTTCGACAATCCGGGGATGCTTGGTGTCGAGCAGGGCCGCGATCTTTGGAACACTGCCGATGGCTCTGAGGGTAAGAGCTGTGCCGATTGTCATGGCGCACCCGAGGACATGGCGGGGGTGAGCGCGGTTTATCCCAAGTGGAACGAAGCCGCCGGGGAAGTTCACACGCTTCAAATGCAGGTCAACGATTGCCGGGTGAACCGGATGGGGGCCGAGGCATGGAAGACCGACAAGGGCGGTGCGCTGCCGATGCAGGCGCTGCTGACCAGCGTATCGCGCGGGATGCCGGTCAATGTGGCGATCGACGGCCCGGCCAAGGCGACATGGGAAAAGGGTAAAGAGATTTACTATACCCGCTACGGCCAGTTGCAGTTGAGCTGTGCCAATTGCCATGAGCAGAATTACGGCAACATGATCCGCGCTGACCATCTCAGTCAGGGGCAGATCAACGGGTTTCCGACGTACCGGCTGAAGAACACCAAGCTGAACGGGTCGCATTCGCGCTTCAAGGGCTGCATTCGCGATACCCGCGCGCAGACCTTCAAGCCGGGCAGCCCCGAGTTTGTCGCACTTGAGCTTTATGTCGCATCGCGCGGCAATGGATTGTCGGTCGAGGGACCGTCGGTTCGTAACTGA